The genome window ACGAGCTAATTGTGCAAAAGCCATGACGGCTGCGGCGACATATGTTAAGGCTGCGGCGTTTAAAACAGCCTTTGCTCCACCAACTTCGTCGGAACCAAGAATTCCCGTATCACCGAGAAGCTTCAGGGCTCTCGAACTTGCGTCGAATTCCACCGGAAGAGTAACGAGATGGAATATTATTACTCCCACAAAGAGGAGAATACCCACGTCCATAAGAAGCGGTCCTCTAAAAAGCAACCCCAAGAAGAAAAGTGGGAAAGCCAGTGACGAACCAATTCCAACTACTGGGACTACAGCATTACGAAACTTCAAAGGAGCATAATTTTTCTGATGCTGCACTGCATGTCCAACTTCGTGAGCGGCAACACCTATAGCAGCAATACTCGTGCTGTTATAGACTCCTTCCGATAAGTGTAATGTTTTATCTCGAGGATCGTAATGATCCGTAAGTTGTCCCGCTACCCTTTGAATGGGCACATTGTACATTCCAAACTGATCAAGGAGTGCTCGAGCCGCCTGAGCTCCCGTTACTCCCTTTCGTGAAAGAACACGGCTATATTCCGAATAGGCTGTTTTAACCTTCATCTGAGCCCAAAAGGCCAGAATTACTGCTGGAATCAGCAAAACAAAAGTAGGATCGAAAAACAACGGAAACACGCCATCACCTCCAACACTATGGCATTTTAGTTTATTTTATAGAAATATTATTTTTATACATCCGTATTTTACACGGTTGGAGGATAAAGAGCAATATTGGTCAAATTACTTAGAGTAATAATCGGCTATTGAAGAAACAATATATCTTTGCTCCTCTTCCGTCAGCTCTGGGAAAATAGGTAACGCAAGACATTCATGGCTTAACTTTTCTGCAATAGGGAAATCCCCTTCTTTATAATTCAACGAGCCGAAACACTGTTGAAGATGAAGGCAAAGCGGATAGTATACACGCGTCGTTATTCCCTTCGTTGCGAGATAAGAAGAAACGCCATCACGATCAGAAACTCTCGGAACATACTGATGATAAATATGATAATTTCCTTCTAATTCTTCTGGAGCATCTACTTTATCGAGAAGGTCATATTCAGCAAAAAGCGTCTTATACCGATCTGCAACAAGACGTCGTTCCTCGTTCCATTCATCCAAATGATGCAGTTTAACTCTTAAAACAGCTGCTTGTATAGCATCAAGACGGCTGTTAAGTCCCACCTCTTCGTGTATATATGTTGTTCCTGCCCCGTGTACTCTGAGTTTTTTCAGACGTTCAGCCAGTTCTCCATCCGAACTTACAACCATGCCACCGTCTCCATATCCTCCCAAGTTTTTAGTGGGGAAGAATGAATAACAACCTATAGTCCCCCAAGCGCCAGCTCGTCTTATTCCCCCATTGGCCTTTCTCCAAGCTCCAAAAGCTTGAGCAGCATCCTCTATTACAGCAATTCCCTTTCCTTTCAATTCTTCCTCTATCTCTTCAAGAGGAACCATTTGTCCAAAAAGATGAACCGGGATAAGGGCTTTTGTCTTAGACGTAATTTTCTCGCGAACCTGATTGAGGTCAAGATTATAGGTTCGCGGATCTATATCTACAAAAACAGGGACAGCTCCAAGTCGAGTTATACAGCTTACTGTAGCAAAAAAGGAATAAGGGGTCGTTATTA of Aminobacterium sp. MB27-C1 contains these proteins:
- a CDS encoding zinc metallopeptidase, whose amino-acid sequence is MFPLFFDPTFVLLIPAVILAFWAQMKVKTAYSEYSRVLSRKGVTGAQAARALLDQFGMYNVPIQRVAGQLTDHYDPRDKTLHLSEGVYNSTSIAAIGVAAHEVGHAVQHQKNYAPLKFRNAVVPVVGIGSSLAFPLFFLGLLFRGPLLMDVGILLFVGVIIFHLVTLPVEFDASSRALKLLGDTGILGSDEVGGAKAVLNAAALTYVAAAVMAFAQLARLLLLRGMFGNRD
- a CDS encoding DegT/DnrJ/EryC1/StrS aminotransferase family protein, which gives rise to MEMKIPTLDLTRNYARIKDEVREAINEVLESQYFILGPAVKNFEDEVSSYLEGATAIGCASGSDALYLALMALDIKEGDEVITTPYSFFATVSCITRLGAVPVFVDIDPRTYNLDLNQVREKITSKTKALIPVHLFGQMVPLEEIEEELKGKGIAVIEDAAQAFGAWRKANGGIRRAGAWGTIGCYSFFPTKNLGGYGDGGMVVSSDGELAERLKKLRVHGAGTTYIHEEVGLNSRLDAIQAAVLRVKLHHLDEWNEERRLVADRYKTLFAEYDLLDKVDAPEELEGNYHIYHQYVPRVSDRDGVSSYLATKGITTRVYYPLCLHLQQCFGSLNYKEGDFPIAEKLSHECLALPIFPELTEEEQRYIVSSIADYYSK